AATAATGAATATGGCGATATTTTAGTTTTACCTGAGTTTCGTGTTCAAGAAGAAGTCCAAACGGTTCCGGGAATTGACGGACAAAAAATGTCTAAAAGTTACGGCAATGTTGTAAATATTTTCGGTGAAGAGAAAAAACAACTTAAAACTATTAAAAAAATCGTAACTGAACAAGTAGCACTAGAAGAGCCTAAAGAGTATGAGACTTGTAATGTTTACAATATGGCTAAACTGTTTTTAGAAGGTGACAACCTTATAGCCCTGCAAGAGAGATATAAAAAAGGCGGCGAAGGTCACGGGCACTTTAAAATATATCTAGCCGAAGTTATGTGGGAATACTTTAGAGAGTTTAGAGAAAAACGCGAATACTACGAAAACAATCAAAATGAAGTAAGAGAAATCTTAAAAGCCGGAGCAGATAAAGCAAGAGCAGTCGCTACTCCTATGATTGAAAAAATCAGAGAAGTTACGGGAATAAAATATTAAAAGCTAAAATTTTCACTTTAGCTTTAATGTTTTTGCAGTAATTAACATCTTTTTAGACCATTGTTTCTCTTTGAGTTTTAAGAGTTTATGAACTTCATCATTTACAAGTTTATAATAAACCGATATTCTGACACTTGTAGCACCGCCTGCTTTTTTAACTTTTATAACTTTTTTACCGCGTGCAGGGATACTCATGTCTTTTGACATTGTTTTTGCAAGGTGTGCTATAGTAGCTTTTCCTCTTCTATCTTTATAGTAGGTAGTTAAGGATATCGCTTCATTTTTAATCGTTTCAGTACCATTTGTATAATCTAATTCAATAAGAATTTCACGAGAACCGTATCCACTCGGTATATTATGGGGTTGCGGGTTTTTGAGCATAATGACAACATCTTTACCTTTTTGCCATGCACTTAGTTTTAGTGAATTTTTTATCATCTCTTCGTCATGAGCACCTTTAAAGCCGTGCTTACGAATCATACGTTTTTTTGCTTTACCATCATCAATTTTTAATGTGGATGCAACTCCGAGTCTTTTTGGTCCCATATGGCAATCTACACATTGTTTGCCATCGGATTTAAACTCTTCTTCCATATTTGTAAACATTACTCCTTGTACACTGCTCATATTTGCATGGCAAACAAAACAAAGCTGGTTTGAATTTTTACCCATAAAATCACGATACTCTACACTATGGTAAGGAGATTTGGCATCATCATACGGTCCGCTCATTAAGCCTGATTTAGTCCATGTTACCCTATTTATACCTCGATATGTTTCATCTCTGTCTGAATGGATTTTTTCTATATTATGACATACTACACAGTTGATTCCTTCATGTAACGCATCATCTTTTAAAGCTTTATTTACTTTAGAGCCTTTATCCAGTCCTAATACGGCTTCTATCTCGTAGTTTATATCGGTAGAAGTAACAGATATTCTAGGGTTATGACAAGTTGCACATTCTACTTTAACACCGTTTAAACTTTTTCTGGTTTTTCTACTATAATATTTGATACTTTTTCTAAAATACTCATCTTTGTCAAAATGAGAATTTGAATGCCATGATTCTTCCCAATCTTTTACTAATTGCATATGGCAAGCTTTACAGTTTTTTGATTCGGCAAACCTCTCATCCAGTTTAACAACCTTGGCTGCATCTGCACCGTAAAGGATATTACTTACAAAAAAGACTATTAAAAAAAACTTCATATATACTTACCCTTATAATAAAATATTTTTATGTGTTAAGGATTATATCAAAGCAATTCTTAATATTGTCAAAAGTATGATAATTCGTTTTTTAGAACCATCCTTGAGAATCTGATTCAATAACTTTATTATTTACATCATAAATTTTTACTATAGATGTAATTATTTGAGTTCCCGAATCAAAATAATTATCCGGATCTACTTCTTGTTTAGATTCAATAAAATTTGTTTTACTATACGACATATACTCTTTTATCAAAGTCATTGTTTTTGCAACATCTGATTCTATAGACTCATTGCCAAATTCTTTATTGTACTTTGAAACTACGTGTGACATCTGAGATTCAAATTTTTCGGATAAGGGTTTCATTTGAAGCAATATTGCGACAAGTTTATCTTTTTCACCTTTTGAAATACTTCCTTTAGCGGCAATACCTGAACCAAGTCCTCTTAATTGACCTACATATTCCGTCAAAGGGAGCATAGTTTCCATCATTATAGAGGTTAGTTCCCTTCCGATTGGATTTAGTTTATCTACACCCCTTTTAGCAACAGATTGAGCCAACATCATTGTTTGGGCAATGAGTTCCGTATATTCATCAAAAACTTTTGAACTGTTTTTTTTAAAAGCCTTTGAATTTAAGCTTATAAGTTCTTGTGAAATAAAAGTAGCTCTTTTATTAATCACGGGGTCTGCAGAAAACTGCAGAGTTTCCATATCTCCGATAGCAGCTTTCATATCTTGCCTGTTTGAATAAACAAGAAGTTGTGCAACCGTATTTCCGTTTAAAAAACTATTTGTAAGACCTCTGGTTTTTTGAGTAGCAATTACTAGATTTTTTAATGCTCCGATATATTTGCTTCTGTCTTTTTGTTCATTGTTTGTAAATAGTGATTTTGCTTCAAGTGAGTATAGCAACGATATTAAAATTAAAAAAAACTTCATCTTTTTCTCCCTGCCGGTGCTTTATTCTATGCACAGCTGCTCGATTATATTACAAATCTAAAGTTTTCTTTATTGACCTACATCAAATCACTAATTTTTATATAAGAAAGTTCATAAAAAGAGGGTTTTATAACATATTTGTGACATTATTTGTTAAAAATTGATAAACAAGATAAAGCTATCTTTGTTTATCTAACCAGACCATAAGACCCTTTTGAGCATGAAGTCTGTTCTCAGCTTCATTAAAAACTATATCTGCATATTTTTCAAAAACATCTTCACTGACTTCAAGACCTCTGTAAGCAGGTAAACAATGTAAAAATTGTGCGTCTTTATGAGCTAAATTCATCATCGCTTCATCTACCATAAAGCCTTTAAAAATTTTAACACGCTCTTCTTTTTCATCCTCTTGCCCCATAGATGTCCAAGTGTCCGTTGTCACAACCGTTGCACCTTCGACTGCAACTTTTGGATCGTTAGTAGTTATTATTTTTGCTCCGCTTGTCTTTGCTATTTCCTGTGTCTCAGCCAAGATATCTGCATCTACTTCATAACCTTTTGGAGTAGCGATTCTAAGTTCAAACCCAAGTTTAGCTGCAAGCATCATCCAAGAGTGTGTCATATTGTTTCCGTCACCTACATATGCCGCTACTATATTTTCGTGTGCATTATACTCAACCAAAGTCATATAATCAGCAAGTAACTGAACAGGATGAAACGAGTCGGTCAATCCGTTTATTACCGGTACTTTAGAATAAGATGCAAACTCCTCTATCATAGAATGCTCGAATGTACGTATCATAACCATATCACACATACCTGAAATTACGCGT
The genomic region above belongs to Sulfurimonas lithotrophica and contains:
- a CDS encoding nitrate- and nitrite sensing domain-containing protein encodes the protein MKFFLILISLLYSLEAKSLFTNNEQKDRSKYIGALKNLVIATQKTRGLTNSFLNGNTVAQLLVYSNRQDMKAAIGDMETLQFSADPVINKRATFISQELISLNSKAFKKNSSKVFDEYTELIAQTMMLAQSVAKRGVDKLNPIGRELTSIMMETMLPLTEYVGQLRGLGSGIAAKGSISKGEKDKLVAILLQMKPLSEKFESQMSHVVSKYNKEFGNESIESDVAKTMTLIKEYMSYSKTNFIESKQEVDPDNYFDSGTQIITSIVKIYDVNNKVIESDSQGWF
- a CDS encoding multiheme c-type cytochrome is translated as MKFFLIVFFVSNILYGADAAKVVKLDERFAESKNCKACHMQLVKDWEESWHSNSHFDKDEYFRKSIKYYSRKTRKSLNGVKVECATCHNPRISVTSTDINYEIEAVLGLDKGSKVNKALKDDALHEGINCVVCHNIEKIHSDRDETYRGINRVTWTKSGLMSGPYDDAKSPYHSVEYRDFMGKNSNQLCFVCHANMSSVQGVMFTNMEEEFKSDGKQCVDCHMGPKRLGVASTLKIDDGKAKKRMIRKHGFKGAHDEEMIKNSLKLSAWQKGKDVVIMLKNPQPHNIPSGYGSREILIELDYTNGTETIKNEAISLTTYYKDRRGKATIAHLAKTMSKDMSIPARGKKVIKVKKAGGATSVRISVYYKLVNDEVHKLLKLKEKQWSKKMLITAKTLKLK
- the trpS gene encoding tryptophan--tRNA ligase produces the protein MRVLTGIQPSGDLHIGNYFGSIKQMVDAQAENETFAFIANYHAQTSGGKDLSRFTMQAATDFLALGIDPEKSTFWVQSDVKEVLELYWILSSFTPMGLLERAHSYKDKTAKGIAANHSLFSYPVLMAADILLFGSEVVPVGKDQIQHIEIARDIATKFNNEYGDILVLPEFRVQEEVQTVPGIDGQKMSKSYGNVVNIFGEEKKQLKTIKKIVTEQVALEEPKEYETCNVYNMAKLFLEGDNLIALQERYKKGGEGHGHFKIYLAEVMWEYFREFREKREYYENNQNEVREILKAGADKARAVATPMIEKIREVTGIKY
- the argF gene encoding ornithine carbamoyltransferase produces the protein MRHFLTLRDFTKEEILEIIDIGLKIKNNLKKGVYNKELNMKTLGMIFEKSSTRTRVSFETGMFQLGGHALFLSNRDIHLGRGEPVKDTARVISGMCDMVMIRTFEHSMIEEFASYSKVPVINGLTDSFHPVQLLADYMTLVEYNAHENIVAAYVGDGNNMTHSWMMLAAKLGFELRIATPKGYEVDADILAETQEIAKTSGAKIITTNDPKVAVEGATVVTTDTWTSMGQEDEKEERVKIFKGFMVDEAMMNLAHKDAQFLHCLPAYRGLEVSEDVFEKYADIVFNEAENRLHAQKGLMVWLDKQR